The Thiorhodovibrio litoralis genome includes a window with the following:
- a CDS encoding sensor histidine kinase, with product MDSVPHPQREHSLQALSWLLVYRLSLALVLILIFFYPQTPTWLSAHGDPSMARLLLKLQTLSVLVSGVMMLLGQPKPARQIELAIFLDIVFYTGLMHASGGTSTGLGLILAIVVAAGAITLEGRLSLLFAALATLAVIFQQFYTQLYGDIPSGSYTQAGLLGVTYFAVALLAHVLARRLHETEHLAERRQVDIADLSKLNEFIIQSMSTGVLAVTGDRTLLAINNAAKRLLGVSEPHPGERLARLSPALDQWFGQAIAKNQTSDDVLALGEHEVRPRIERLDGFRTGGALVFLDDNRQLVREAQEIKLASLGRLTASIAHNIRNPLSSISHAGQLLSEVEYFGPEEQHLLNIVRRNALRIDETVTSILEFSRRDQPQPRTIDLGAWLREFREEFIAGNRLRPEAMQLQLPEDSIQVSVDPRHFGQVLRNLCENAYTHGHSELEPTRVDISLTHAAESDTIHLTVADNGPGVPSQHVRNLFDPFFTTANTGTGLGLYAARELCEANSLRLEYIADQLPGARFRVILNRYT from the coding sequence ATGGATTCAGTCCCACACCCGCAACGCGAACATTCGCTGCAGGCCCTGAGCTGGCTGCTGGTCTATCGGCTAAGCCTCGCGCTGGTGCTGATTCTGATCTTTTTCTATCCGCAGACACCGACCTGGCTCAGCGCCCATGGCGACCCGAGCATGGCACGGCTGCTGCTAAAGTTGCAAACCCTCTCGGTCCTGGTAAGCGGCGTGATGATGCTGCTTGGCCAGCCCAAACCGGCACGCCAGATCGAGCTGGCGATTTTTCTCGATATCGTTTTCTACACCGGGCTGATGCATGCCAGCGGCGGCACCAGCACCGGCCTCGGGCTGATTCTGGCCATTGTGGTCGCCGCTGGTGCCATCACGCTTGAGGGTCGCCTGTCGTTGCTGTTCGCGGCCCTGGCCACCTTGGCGGTTATTTTCCAGCAATTCTACACCCAGCTCTACGGCGACATACCCAGCGGCAGCTATACCCAGGCCGGACTCCTGGGGGTGACCTACTTTGCCGTGGCGCTTCTGGCCCATGTGCTTGCGCGGCGCTTGCACGAAACCGAACATCTGGCCGAGCGGCGCCAGGTCGACATTGCCGATCTTTCCAAGCTGAACGAATTCATCATCCAGAGCATGTCGACGGGTGTTCTCGCGGTGACTGGGGATCGCACCCTGCTGGCGATCAATAATGCCGCCAAGCGCCTCCTCGGTGTCAGCGAGCCGCATCCCGGGGAGCGCCTCGCGCGTTTGTCACCCGCGCTGGATCAGTGGTTTGGCCAAGCCATCGCCAAGAATCAAACGAGTGACGATGTGCTCGCGCTGGGCGAGCATGAGGTGCGACCGAGAATCGAGCGGCTCGACGGTTTCCGCACCGGCGGCGCGCTCGTTTTTCTGGACGACAACCGCCAACTGGTGCGCGAGGCGCAGGAGATCAAGCTCGCCTCTCTCGGGCGCCTGACCGCCAGCATTGCGCACAACATTCGCAACCCGCTGTCATCCATCAGCCACGCCGGGCAATTGCTATCGGAAGTGGAATACTTCGGCCCGGAAGAGCAGCATCTGCTCAATATCGTGCGCCGCAACGCCCTGCGCATCGACGAAACCGTCACCAGCATCCTGGAGTTCTCCCGGCGCGACCAGCCACAGCCGCGGACCATCGACCTCGGAGCCTGGCTGCGGGAGTTTCGCGAGGAATTCATCGCCGGCAACCGTCTGAGACCGGAGGCAATGCAATTACAGCTGCCCGAGGACAGCATTCAGGTCAGCGTCGATCCACGCCACTTCGGTCAGGTGCTGCGCAACCTGTGCGAAAATGCCTATACCCACGGACATTCCGAGCTCGAGCCCACCCGGGTGGATATCAGCCTGACCCATGCCGCAGAGAGTGACACCATTCATCTAACGGTCGCCGACAATGGCCCCGGCGTGCCGTCGCAGCATGTACGAAATCTGTTCGACCCATTTTTCACCACCGCCAATACCGGCACGGGTCTCGGCCTCTACGCCGCGCGCGAGTTATGCGAAGCGAACAGCTTGCGCTTGGAGTATATTGCTGATCAGCTTCCAGGCGCCCGTTTCCGCGTAATTTTGAACAGATATACCTGA
- a CDS encoding helix-turn-helix domain-containing protein has protein sequence MPAICLAERAGVTQAQIARFEAGKGILRADTLLRLSNAMGVKADVL, from the coding sequence ATGCCTGCTATCTGTCTGGCCGAGCGCGCGGGGGTCACGCAGGCGCAAATTGCGCGCTTCGAGGCCGGCAAAGGCATCCTGCGCGCCGATACACTGTTGCGCCTTTCCAACGCAATGGGCGTGAAGGCGGATGTGCTGTGA
- the sucC gene encoding ADP-forming succinate--CoA ligase subunit beta yields MNLHEYQAKALFRDYGIPVPESRVADSVDSAVAAAVSLSSSHPAEQYSHQAAHSDAEKGPVQWMIKAQVHAGGRGKVGGVIGCASLDDVRDAAGRLLGQRLVTPQSGGRALPVERVMIEVPASAPEEFYLAMLVDRAAERVMVIASRAGGGDVEAAAGAQPAAFERVWVHPATGLRAWQSRHLGYRLGLPAPALKQLHAITQSLYRMFIDTDASLVEINPLALGPDGQLLALDAKVVLDANALYRHPDLQALRDRSQEDEREARADQQGLSYVSLDGNIGCMVNGAGLAMATMDLVQRHGGTPANFLDVGGNTTAERVAEAFQLILSDNKVRAILVNIFGGIVRCDLIAEGIIKAVAQTGLRVPLVVRLAGTNAEQGLAMLAQSGLALETASDLAEAADCVVAAANR; encoded by the coding sequence ATGAACCTGCACGAATATCAAGCCAAAGCGCTGTTTCGCGATTATGGCATCCCGGTACCGGAAAGCCGCGTGGCCGACAGCGTCGACTCCGCCGTCGCCGCTGCGGTATCCCTCAGTTCGAGCCACCCAGCGGAGCAGTATTCGCACCAGGCCGCGCATTCGGATGCGGAAAAAGGTCCGGTTCAGTGGATGATCAAGGCCCAGGTGCATGCCGGTGGGCGTGGCAAGGTGGGCGGTGTGATTGGTTGCGCCAGCCTTGATGATGTGCGCGATGCTGCCGGGCGGCTACTCGGTCAGCGCCTGGTCACGCCCCAGAGCGGCGGGCGCGCGCTGCCGGTGGAGCGGGTGATGATTGAGGTGCCCGCCAGCGCCCCCGAGGAGTTCTATCTCGCCATGCTGGTCGATCGTGCCGCCGAACGGGTCATGGTGATCGCATCCAGGGCCGGCGGCGGCGATGTCGAAGCCGCTGCCGGTGCCCAGCCGGCGGCCTTTGAGCGTGTCTGGGTTCATCCGGCGACCGGCCTGCGTGCCTGGCAGAGCCGGCATCTTGGCTATCGCCTCGGTCTGCCAGCACCGGCGCTTAAGCAACTGCATGCCATCACCCAGTCGCTCTACCGGATGTTCATTGACACGGACGCGAGCCTGGTCGAGATCAATCCCCTCGCGCTCGGGCCAGACGGCCAACTGCTGGCGCTCGACGCCAAGGTGGTGCTCGACGCCAATGCGCTCTATCGCCACCCGGATCTGCAGGCGCTGCGTGACCGCAGCCAGGAGGATGAGCGCGAGGCGCGCGCCGATCAACAAGGGTTGAGCTATGTCAGCCTCGACGGCAACATCGGCTGCATGGTCAATGGCGCCGGGCTGGCGATGGCGACCATGGATCTGGTGCAGCGCCATGGCGGTACGCCGGCGAATTTTCTCGATGTCGGTGGCAACACCACCGCCGAGCGGGTCGCCGAGGCCTTTCAGCTGATCCTGTCCGACAACAAGGTCCGTGCCATTCTGGTCAACATTTTCGGCGGTATCGTGCGCTGCGATCTAATCGCCGAGGGCATCATAAAAGCTGTGGCGCAAACTGGACTGCGGGTGCCGCTGGTCGTGCGTCTGGCCGGCACCAATGCCGAGCAGGGCCTGGCCATGCTGGCACAGAGCGGACTGGCGCTCGAGACCGCCAGCGATCTCGCCGAGGCCGCCGACTGCGTCGTTGCCGCCGCCAACCGATAA
- a CDS encoding BrnA antitoxin family protein: MNAKENAIASGWIDPDDAPELTDDFFTQADEYVGDKLIHRGRFQTKNKTQALTIRYDIDVIEAFKASGEGWQVRMNIALRDWLNSHVF; encoded by the coding sequence AGCGAGCGGATGGATTGATCCAGATGACGCACCTGAGTTGACGGACGATTTTTTTACTCAAGCCGATGAGTATGTCGGTGATAAGCTGATTCATCGAGGTCGCTTCCAGACAAAAAACAAGACACAGGCATTAACGATCCGTTACGATATTGATGTGATTGAAGCATTCAAGGCGAGCGGCGAAGGCTGGCAGGTGCGGATGAATATCGCATTGCGCGATTGGCTTAATTCACATGTATTTTGA
- the mazF gene encoding endoribonuclease MazF, giving the protein MATAYVPNEGDIIWLSFTPQSGHEQAGRRPAVVLSPKMYNSRSGLLVCVPVTNQIKGYPFEVALKGSEATGVALADQVNSLDWQSRQPERKGTASSEELAEIKAKIRALLSLS; this is encoded by the coding sequence ATGGCAACGGCCTATGTGCCCAACGAGGGCGATATTATTTGGTTGAGCTTTACACCGCAAAGCGGGCATGAACAAGCCGGCCGCCGCCCCGCTGTCGTATTGAGCCCCAAGATGTACAACAGTCGATCTGGCCTGCTTGTCTGTGTGCCTGTCACCAATCAAATCAAGGGCTACCCGTTTGAGGTCGCGTTAAAAGGCAGCGAGGCAACAGGCGTTGCGCTCGCCGACCAGGTTAACAGTCTCGACTGGCAAAGTCGGCAGCCGGAACGCAAGGGCACAGCGAGCTCGGAGGAACTGGCTGAAATTAAAGCAAAAATCAGAGCGCTGTTAAGCCTTAGCTGA
- a CDS encoding type II toxin-antitoxin system RelE family toxin encodes MRIELRKSAIKDLQRIDKQQKERLHVAIGSLADFPSVPNLKKLTSFEPAYRLKAGDYRVLFDVAGDTIMIGRVLHRRESYR; translated from the coding sequence ATGCGGATTGAACTGCGAAAGAGTGCGATCAAGGATCTGCAACGGATCGACAAGCAGCAAAAAGAACGCCTGCATGTAGCAATCGGAAGTCTTGCCGATTTCCCGAGTGTGCCAAATCTGAAAAAGCTGACGAGTTTCGAACCAGCGTATCGCCTCAAAGCTGGTGATTATCGGGTCTTATTTGATGTTGCTGGCGATACGATCATGATTGGCCGGGTGCTGCATCGGCGAGAGAGCTACAGATGA
- a CDS encoding AbrB/MazE/SpoVT family DNA-binding domain-containing protein has product MEAAHLAVDQAVAIRAENGRVIIEPAAPNYALDDLLAGISPQNRHREQDFGAPKGKEVL; this is encoded by the coding sequence ATGGAAGCGGCCCATCTAGCGGTCGATCAGGCCGTCGCAATCCGCGCGGAAAATGGCCGGGTGATTATCGAGCCCGCCGCTCCAAATTATGCCCTTGATGACTTGCTGGCGGGCATCTCCCCGCAGAACCGCCACCGGGAGCAAGACTTCGGCGCCCCGAAAGGCAAGGAAGTGCTTTGA
- the sucD gene encoding succinate--CoA ligase subunit alpha: MSILVDADTRLICQGFTGKQGTFHSQQALAYGTRLVGGVTPGKGGQRHLDLPVFDTVADAVAETGANATMIYVPAAFAADAILEAADAGIQVIVCITEGIPVLDMLAVKAALASRDVALIGPNCPGVITPEACKIGIMPGSIHQRGCIGIVSRSGTLTYEAVFQTSRVGLGQSTCVGIGGDPIQGMDFIDCLRLFEADPQTEAVLMVGEIGGTAEEEAAEFIHSSMSKPVGAYIAGLTAPPGKRMGHAGAIIQGGAQGGAGTAEAKYRALEQAGAATFRSPAEMGAGMLELLERSAG, encoded by the coding sequence ATGAGCATTCTGGTCGACGCCGATACCCGCCTCATCTGCCAGGGTTTTACCGGCAAGCAAGGCACCTTTCACAGCCAGCAGGCGCTCGCCTACGGCACCCGCCTGGTCGGTGGTGTGACACCGGGCAAGGGCGGGCAGCGCCACCTCGATCTGCCAGTCTTCGATACTGTCGCCGACGCGGTGGCAGAGACCGGCGCCAACGCCACCATGATCTATGTGCCAGCGGCTTTCGCGGCCGATGCCATTCTCGAGGCCGCCGATGCCGGCATTCAGGTCATCGTCTGCATCACCGAGGGCATTCCGGTGCTGGACATGCTGGCGGTCAAGGCGGCGCTGGCATCAAGGGACGTAGCGCTGATTGGTCCGAACTGTCCCGGCGTGATCACGCCGGAGGCTTGCAAAATCGGCATCATGCCAGGCTCCATTCACCAGCGCGGCTGCATCGGCATCGTCTCGCGCTCAGGCACCTTGACCTATGAGGCTGTCTTCCAGACCAGCCGCGTCGGGCTGGGCCAGAGCACCTGTGTCGGCATCGGCGGGGACCCGATTCAGGGGATGGATTTCATCGACTGTCTGCGCCTGTTCGAGGCCGATCCCCAGACCGAAGCGGTGCTGATGGTTGGAGAGATTGGCGGCACCGCGGAGGAGGAAGCGGCGGAATTCATCCACTCGTCCATGTCCAAACCGGTCGGTGCCTATATCGCCGGCTTGACCGCGCCACCCGGAAAGCGCATGGGCCATGCCGGTGCCATCATCCAGGGTGGTGCTCAGGGCGGTGCCGGCACCGCGGAGGCCAAATACCGCGCGCTTGAGCAAGCGGGCGCGGCGACCTTTCGCTCGCCGGCAGAAATGGGCGCGGGCATGCTCGAGCTGCTCGAGCGCTCAGCGGGCTGA
- a CDS encoding Uma2 family endonuclease produces the protein MGSTSVVEAEPTFDEARPIFRLDVDTYHQMIHAGIFDEDDRVELIEGELRAMTPINADHAGKNNRLSRLLTLRVGAGALVSVQNPLTLAPRSEPEPDLMLLRPRKTVCYR, from the coding sequence ATGGGGTCCACCTCAGTTGTCGAAGCCGAGCCCACCTTTGATGAGGCACGTCCGATCTTTCGCTTGGACGTGGATACTTACCATCAAATGATTCACGCTGGCATCTTCGATGAAGACGACCGTGTTGAACTGATCGAAGGAGAGCTTCGTGCAATGACGCCCATCAATGCCGATCATGCAGGGAAGAACAATCGTCTGAGCCGACTGCTAACCCTGCGGGTTGGGGCAGGTGCGCTGGTTTCCGTGCAGAACCCCCTCACGCTGGCACCCCGTTCGGAGCCCGAGCCGGACCTGATGCTGCTGCGCCCGCGCAAAACTGTTTGCTACCGCTAG